The sequence TACCAGTGTCTTGTGCACTGGCTATTACAGAAGGTTCCCCCAACTAGCAAGTTTATTACATATAGAACTATTAACTAGTCTACTAATGGCTTTTTCCTGGTTGTCAGGCTGAAGCAAAGGGAGAACTTCAGGGGGAGGCTGCGACAAAAGAGTGACATTGTTAGTCGTTGATAGACAGGAAGACTTTGTACACAAAAAGTGAGCAACACCATTTGCTTCACGGAAGAGGTGCCGGAGCACTGGATTCTACAGTTTCTTCAACAACAACCTGCATGAAGAAATTAAAGGTTTACATATattgttggaaaaatcaagtagATTTTGCAGCTCCAAAGAGTCTACTTCAATTTTAATGGGTTGATAATTGTGCGAAACAGCTAGTTCTAGTCCTACGGTAAGAGCATGAAGTTCAATTTAAATAGCATAAGGCGCTTGGGGCAATGGCATATTATGCTGAAAGTTAAAGGTAGGGAGCCGTTCTTTGGAATAAAGCcaaagattaaatttaaatttactaataGTATCAGGCTTCCATATCCAATGATAGTCATAATTGGGCAGATTATTCCCAAGAATTTAGTGATAAGCCGATGTTGTGGCGAATAAACCATTAGAAGTAGAAGCCCAAAAAGGAGTCTCCACCCTCGTAGTTGATGGATCCAACTTAACAGTGagagatttttctttaatttattcagGGATTTGCATCGAAATTTTTTCCCATGAGCAAGAGGAGCCATTCCAAGTATTAGACAATTTATAAGAGAATTCTTCCATGGTTAAAGGACCGTGGAGAATTTGACGGAGAGGAGGGGAGCTAGGTAACCAACTATCAAACCATAAATTTATTGCCTTACCCGTAAAGGGTTTTCAGGAAATATTTGGTGCGCAAATCTGCCCTCCCTGTAATATACTTTTCCATATGAAAGAAGAATTGGATGAGCCCATTTTATGGTATTTACCTAGCAATGCACTAGCCCAAAGAGCATTAGAATTAGTAAATAAACGACATGACAGTCTGGCTAAAAGAGTAAGGTTTTTGGTTTTGGCTTTTGCTAAACCTAGTCCTCCATTAGCAGTAGGTTGAGTGCAGATATCCCATGCTTCATAGTGCATTTTTTTCCTATCCTTAGTGGATCCCCAAATAAAATCACGCTGGATTTTGTCAATTGCATTACAAATGAAAGTGGAAAGGGTAAAGTACTGCATAGTGTAAGCCGGAATAACATTTAGGGTAGATTTAGCAAAAGTAAGACGCCCTATAGGGGTAAGACACTTTGATTTCCAGCTAGAAAACTTTTTATGCATATTATCAAGGAGAAATTGAAAATCCTTGGCTTCAGGATTATTATTAGAAAAGCCAAGATATTTACCGAAGTCCTTGAAAGGCTGAATGTGAAATAGTTGATGAACAAGATCCAAAGTATGAAGGTTgcaaaatttggaaaaaatagcTTTGAATTTCAACGTATTAATTTTTTGTCCAGAATGTTGGCAAAAAAGATTCATGCAAGTAGCAATATTATAGATGGAAGAAGGAGTGGCTTGAGATATTAAAGTAAGATCATcggcaaaaaataaatatgaaaaggcCAACCCATTTCTAGATAATGTAATAGCACCCCATTGAAGAGTATCAACTTGATGTGTAGGTATTTAGAGAGTAATTCCAGGCACAATATGAAAATGTAGGGAGACATCGGATCACCTTGTCGAATTCCCCGGGAAGGAGAGAAGAAAATTGTTTGAGTGCCATTAATCAATACAGATATATTACTAGTGGTAATACAATTCGTCATAAGAGTTGTAATAGTATGAGGAAATTTGAAGAATTGGAGAGAACGATAAATGAAAGACCATTTGAGCCTATCAAAAGCTTTCCCTAAGtctaatttcatgaaaaaaaaccCTTTTCTAGATTTGGTTTTATTAGCATGGTTTAAAATTTCCTGAACCAGAATAGCATTATCACAAGCCCGACGCCCTTTAATAAAACTAGTCTGTTGAGGACCAATGAGGTTAAAAAGGAAAGGCTTTATCCAATTTGCTATGATCTTAGTAACAAATTTGTATATAGTATTGCAAAGACCAATAGGGCGAAATTTTTTGAGCAAGTTGGCATTTTTACATTTGGGGATTAAGCATAGGTAAGTATTGTTTAAAGGTTCGGGAATAGACTGGGAGGAGAATATTTGATGGCAACATTCTAACACACTTTTATCGACTGATTTCCAATGATCTTTGTAAAAATATTGATGAATGCCATCCGGACCGGGGGCTTTGAATGGTTTAAAGGAGAATAAGGCACTATAGACTTCATGATCAGCTAGGGGTCGATCAAAGGATTCAAGGTTTGGGTATTGACTAGTTGTGACCGAGTTCTCATTGAAATTCCAGTGAGAAGACAAATGGTCAGTAGTGAATCAATCAGAGAAATATTCATAGGCATGAGAAATAATAAGATCGTGATTAGTTATCCAGTTGCCAGATTCGATTAATTCGCCGACGATTAAGGACCGAAAGATGGTAGAACTTAATATTGGCATCGCGTCGTTTAAGTAGTGAATTCGGGAACGAAGTTTCCAATAATCATCCTCAAGTTTAAGAGTGTTATTATAGTCAGTAATTAAAGAGGGTTCAAGGTTTCGTAAAAAGGTACTGTGTGGATAGTTAGGAGAACTTTGAATATCATTTATATGAGCTAGCAAGCACTTCTTAGTACGAAAAATATCACTGAAGGTTTGCTTACTCCAGGTTAAAGCTGAATCACGAAGTTGGGAAGTAGCAGTAATAAGGTTATTATTTGACCAACAAGAATCCacgatatttttaaaaaagggatGATTTATTTAAAACTTTTCAAGCCTAAAAGGCTTACTTCCCCTAGATCTATATCGACTATTAAGGGTAATTAATAACGAGGAGTGATCGGAATGGATTTTTGGAGGGTGGGTAACCTGGGAAAAAACTCAAGCCACTGTTCATTAGCAAAAACCCGATCCAATTGCTCCATAATAAGTCTAGAACCATGATATTTATTCCTATGATTAGACCAAGTATAACGCCCTTCTTCAAAACCCAAATCTAGGAGGTTATAAGAATCAATACATGACCAAAACAGGGAGcttctattattattaatttttcgtCCCCCCATTTATCTTGTTggcaaaattttttgttgaaatctcCAACCATCATCCAAGGTCCTTAAATGGACTCATTATAGTTAATAAGGTTATGCCACAACTGGGACCTAATAGTACTGTCTGTGCTAGCATATATAGATGAAAAATACCAAGGGGGAAAGTTAGGGTATACCTAAATTTTTGCATATAACTCTTGGTCAGTTCTATTTTCCATAGTGACATAAAAAACGTGGGATAACCACATCAACACTGTTCCTCCAGAATTTCCAACCGTAGGAACTTCATAGAAATCATcaaaagtgaattcatctttaAGAGCCATATGGTTAGACATCTTAGTTTCAAGTAAGGCCACTAGACAAGGATTATGATTGCAGATAAGCTCATAGAAGTTGCACCTAAAGTTAGCATTATTCACTCCACGCGTATTCCAAATAATAAAACAAGTGTCTTGATCTATGGGGTTGTGAGTGATGGTAAGGAAAACAAACATACAACTCTCCAGGTCGGAAATGTGACATGGCCTCATTGTGGGTGCCATTATCACTACATGCTTTGCCAGTGACTGATTCACTGCTGGTCGAAGGACAAACGAACACTTCATTAGAGAATGAAGGCAATTGTCAATGTATTTTTTGTCTTCATTTTTTGGAAACACCATAAGGGCCGCATGCCTTAGACTTGAAATTTTTGTGAATGAGGCCCAGTTGAGAGGTGTTCGTCCTACCCTTTCGAGAACTTTTGAGGAGTGTTGAAGAGCACTTGGAGGAGGGTGTTGTGGTATTGGCATGAACACGGTATGACTCGATTGGACAGGTTGCGGTTGCCATAGAAAGAAGATGAGATTGTTATTGATTTCTCCGGTGGGCTAAATAAAGGGGTTTGAGTTATATTGCTGAGTTTTGGAAAGGGACAGTAATGGAAATATCTGAGGGAGATTTAGCGTGTAAATCCGAGATTACAAAAGGACTTTAGGAATTTATTTGTTGGGGTTTAGAGATTAGAGAATTTGCATTAGCAGACATTAGAGACTTAAATTTATTATTGCTAAGTAAATCCTTTTTGGGATCTGTAACAGTTCTGCGAGTATAACTATTTTTAAGAGAATTAGCATCAGCATCTTTTGGAGAAGtagccttttttaaaaaaagtagagTGGTTAATCGgcgaagaggaagaagaaggtaCCTGTGCACTTTGCTTTTTACCTATAGATACCTTTTTCTTCCTGGGAAAATGTACCGTACACCGTTCTTTAGTGGTCGGAGAGGAAGCTGTCAGTGTTGTGCTAACCTACTTTGGAGAGGTAGAGTTGCGAGGAAGCTGATGGGGTTGACTCTGTGATGATATAATTGCAGTCGCGAACTGTATGGCCTAATCGCCCATAATTTTTGCATAAAAAGCCATCTGCTTCatagattatttgttgtagaTGCGAGCCAATCCGAATCCAATTTTACAAGGGATGATCAAAAGGAACTTGGACACATAATCTGGCGTATCTTCCCCTTAATGTTGAACTGGTGCAGACATCTATTTTGAGGAGCGTACTAATAGAATTACCAATTCTCTGGAGAAGCATGCTATCATAGTATTCCGTAGGTAGATGAGAAAGGCGTATCCACACAGCTGACTCTATTAGAACAACTTTCTCTGGAATAAAATTAGGAACCCATTTTTGAATTGATAAATAGTGTCCATAAAGGAACCATGGTCCTTTACATAACACAGTATTCATATTATGGGGATGAGAAAACTTGAGGATATAATAATCCGATCCCAAATCGATAAGAGGAGTGTTATCCATAAAATCTCAGAGTTgttgtaatttggattttaaataTTGATGTGCATTGcgtttttcaactagttttattATAAGGGAAAATTTTCAAGGAGCTTGTAGTCCCTGATTTTCTTCGTGGGATAGGGTAATGGTTGTAAAGTTGGTGGAAATTTCATTTAAGCTTGGAGTATTAATATCTGCCGCTTTTGGGGATTTACTGCATTCCCCAACTTCCATGTCAATTACATTCTCTGAGGCAAACAATCGCTCTTTGAAGCTGACTTTTGTGGGAATGTCTGGTGGTTTTGGAGGTGTGGCGTGAGGGGGAGGGACAAGAGAATCGTCAACCTCCATATGAAGGATGATATGATGAGAAAGGAAAAGAACAAGACGGTACTTTCTattattaggattttatttttttggttaatcCTGTCTATTAAGTTACTTAACGTTAATTGTTGCAAATAAGTAGACGGTactttttctacttatttgtttCTCCTCCCCCCTCTTGagatgcattttttatttgtaaaatgatGCAAATATTGAAACAACAATAATTAGGAGATGCCAGGAAGTTAgacctaaaaaattaaatttacattTCATAGAATAAAGATAGAATATatacagaaagaaaaaaaggtaataaagaaaaataaatagagcATCGGAACAAAATTAGCAACAGAAAATCATTTAGATGatgatgaaaaattttaaaaaagaagaagataaatatgaactgtgaaaggataaaatattaaaaaaaatatagaattaaaaaagaattattcaaataaaagttTACCGCTcaatgaaaacaagaaaaaaaattaaatatttaaatacatataacGAAATTAAAtggtcaaatatatatatatatttgagttgtattaaatttaaaaagttgtatATTAACATCTTGATATATGAAATTTTTccctattaatttttattttaaaaaatataaaaaacataaaatttaaagacTAACAATAATTAGATGGAgagtttttttttaagaatattgaGCTCTCAATATTTTTAGCCAGTTCTCTAGTTGAATCATGAAATTGTGGAACCAAAATTTCAATACAGTACCATGCCCACCACCGTCGTCCAATTTCCCGGAGGGTTTTCGAATTTGCAATCGCTGATAAACCAGATGAATAATGACGACCGTTGTTCCTAATTCCGAGGAAGATCCGTGGCTTTCCGTCGTGATGGGCTGACGCTGGCCAAGAGGTTAATCTATATCTCTTCCTTCacaatttctttttaaataacaGTGGTGTAAACCTGGCCAAGAGGTTAATCTATATCTCTTCCttcacaatttcttttcaaaataacaGTGGTGTTCAGGTTAGCTTTTGTGCCTCGACTAAATTCACATGGTAACTTTGTCCACTAAGGCTAGGACACAACACATGGGAAGAATCACCTTGACACtttctatttatctatttgttgccTGTTTACAAATTATTTAGTTTTGACTGGATATGTAATCTAGTTACATTCCTATTTAAGAAAATTAGTGCTTTGAACAATCTGCATTTGATTTACTAATGGTTAATTTCTGAAATGCCGGACGGATTTTGTTGAGTGAATTTTAGGCTGGAATTATGTGGATGTAGTGTTTGTCTTTGTTCTGAATGGAGCAATATGATACGTTTATAGATTGCGGAGCCTCAGGTGAATAGGTTGTGTGCCGAGACACAGGAATGTATAGTTGAAGGAAGATAGATGGTTAGATTTGGCTTCACTGATGATCACTTCCGCtgatttgatattttctaaaGCTTCTGAGAAAGGTAAAATCACATTTCAATTGTgttagaagaaagagaagaagaaagagaagaaagtcccacattggtggttaatgagatgggtggtctccttataaggcttgggcaatcctcctcctcCTGCTCCTCCGCCGGTGCCAGCAGAACTGCAGGATTGGTTTATTAGAATTCTCAATGAGGAACTCGAAAAGTTCAACAATTTCTACGTCGATAAAGAAGAAGACTTCATTATCcgctttcaggagttgaaggaaAGAATAGAACATGTGAAGGAGAAGAGTGGCCAAGATGGAGTTCTTGCAACAGACAATGAATTCAGCGAAGAAATGATGAGCATCCGTAAAGACTTTGTTTCCATACACGGGGAGATGGTTCTTGGGGATTGCTGCGTCTGCCTTTTACACAGGTTGCTCTTCATCAGCCGATCTTTACTACGGAGACTCTAATGAGACTAGTCCGTGAGTGTGAGGATAATCTTGAGGTCCTATTTCCTTTGTAAGCAGAAGTTGTTGAATTAGTTGCCCTTGCAGGTGAGTGAGCTATTCTAACATCCCCTTTtggcctaactcacaccccaaaagctagctcaagaggagGACGATTGCCCAAGACAGGTGAGTGAGCTATTCTAAAATCCCCTCTTGGGCTATTTCCTTTGGAAGGAGAAGTTGTTGAATTAGCTGCCCTTGCAGGTGAGTGAGCTATTCTAACATCCCTTCTAGGGCCTAACTCACACCctaaaagctagctcaagaggaggaggattgcccaagacagGTGAGTGAGCTATTCTAACATCCctcttgggcctaactcacaccccaaaagttAGCTTAAGAGGAGGAGGATTGCTCAAGCCTTATAAGGAGACCACCCATCTCATTAACTACCAATGtggcctaactcacaccccaaaagctagcttaagaggaggattgcccaagccttATAAGGAGACCACCCATCTCATTAACTACTAATGTGggattttcttctctttcttctaacATCCCCTCATGCCCAAACCTTAACTGGGCGTGAAAAATCTCTCCCGAATCTCAATCCGGAGGCCCGACATTGGGTGAGATGGGTTTGGCTTTGATTCCAtgttaaaattggtcttgggcctaactcacaccccaaaagctagctcaagaggaggaggattgcccaagccttataaggagaccgcccatctcattaaccaccaatgtgggactttcttctcttttttctaacAAGTTGATTCTCATGAACTGATGTTGGAagatttaaaaaagatttaatgCAGAATAGTAGTCTCAAAGGGGAGTTGAAATCTACTCCAATCGTGGTGATACATTTACCCGATACATGTGCTTGTGTGCTGTAACGAGCTGCAGTTGGAATAGACTATGTACAAACAAACTGCCCAAACACTAACATGATTATATCTAAGACCTATCAGAAATGatataaataaggaaataattgGGAGAGCTTACTAAATCTGCATTTCTTTCTTGCCATATTTACTCTTGGCTTTGAATACGGCAGTGCGGCTTGCTAGATATGCCTGCTGTAGTACAGTTGGAGAAATATGCTAAATATGCTCTAGCATATCAGCTTCTGAAGATCTTTCTCACTGGAAGGCTAGATGATTACTTGAATTTCCAGGAGGCAAGttcagaattgttaaaaacctaTGGTTAGTACTTGTGTTTCTGCTAAATGGAAGTTTGGTGTATTTTATGAGTGAACCCTTGAGTTTTGAAACGCTGCCCTTCAGCCCTTGGCCTGATTCTTCCAGTTAATGCTGCAGGACTTCTCCATGAAGATTGTGTAAAGAAAAATGAGATTATTGACCTTGGCCGATCTTGGCATGATGGAAGCCGGTCAAATTCCTTATTCCACGATCAAAGACACATTGAAGGTACTTTTATTGTCCGTCTTGTAGTTTGTATTCGTGCTCCACCGTTTGGTCTTTCCATTGGTCTTTTGCTCTTTGCAGATTGATGATATTGAGGTGGAGTCGTGGGTTGTTAAGGCAATTTCAGCTGAGTTACTTGTCTGCAAGATAGATCAAATGAACTAAGTAATAATTGTGAGGTGTGCTTTCTGTGGTCGCCATCTTTTATTATCATTGCCTCTGCACTGGTTTGAGAAATTAGCTCTGGTTGGTTAAGCTTTTATTGTTCATTATTCTTAACTTTTTCCTTTTCCTGTTAAGCTTTTATTGTTCATTATTCTTaactttttccttttcctttgtGTGGATGTTGTGCAGCCAATGTACAGAGCGTGtatttgggccaaatcagtggcAGTTGCTTCGAGCAAAGCTTGCGATTTGGAGGGTAAGTCACATTCTTCTTAAACTCAATTCTTATAGTCAATTTGAGTTTCAAGAGTGGGTGTGGCTAGTTACTCTGATTGCTGCTGCTGCTCTGCTAGAGCCCCTACACACGTAGTGATGCAGCATATTCCTGTTGTCCTCCTGTTTCATCTAGTTCGATGTCCTTTACCTCTCGTTCTCATTTATGATGAGTTATGTTAGTGTAATATAAAATGCACCACCAAGTTATTCTGCTCTTTATATATGATTAATGTTGACGAGTTTCAACTATTTGCAGGGAAATATTTCAAGGGTTATTAGTACCATTCATGCTAACGAGATAATTGAAGATAGCACACAAACAATGCAAGGATTAGCGATCCGCTGAAGGTTGCTTTTATTAGTTATTTGCGGAAATCTTCTCTAAATTTTTGGAGAGAGGATTAGTTAGTGCCCATACAGAGCCATCTCTTTCAAGTAGAAATTTAGACATTTTTCCTTATGCGCcaaattttcttttgagtttttaaaGCTGTACTTGCTTTCTTTCCTATCAATTTTGCAGAGATATAATTTTATGAGATGACAGTTTCCAGTTATACTTTACAGTTGATTCCAGTATTTCCATGTCCAACTTCAACATTTAGGCATCCGTTACTTCCATCTTTTAAAACCAGGAGGTGGTCTATTTTTGTTTTGGCCAGAGCTGTTAGTCGTCCACATGGAAATTGGAGATGGGTAGGGCTAATGTTGACATAGCTTGTTAGCAGTATCTGCGGACTTTTCATTTATACCACCAAAGGTTTTTGTGGAGTGGCAAGTACTCCTCCATTCTTAACCAGACATCCCAGGTTCAAGCCCTAAGTATGGAGTCACTTTTGGTAGGGGTGTTTTACCTCCCCATAGGGGGACTTCCCGGCAAGAATTTGGATTAGTCAGGCTCCAATGTGAACAACACCGgatgaaaaaacaaaagaaaaagagcaTATTTTACTTAACCTAAGCTATATATGAGAAGGGGAATAGGCATCTATCACTCTATCGTTCGTTTAATCAATCATGAGttctaaaataatacaactagCGTCAAACTTGAGAACAATTTGCCAAATTTAAAACGCAAAAATGGACAAAAGAGATGAACTGGTAAAACGTTTGTATCTTCTGCAGTGTTTCTTTCCTCTCTAATAATGAATTAGGTAGGGACCtccaaaaaaaatccctttattCTCCGTGAACACTTTTCATCATTTTCCTTACTCAGAGAAACACAACCAATAATAGGGTACACTTTTCATCATTTTCCTTACTCATAGAAACACAACCAATAATAGGGTGAGATTTCTAAGATGGGGAGCTTCACTTTCTTCCTATCCGTGGTGATGATAGGGGAGCTTTTGCTCTCTGCTTCTTCGGTAACGCACGCCGCGGTGAACAGCAGTGTAGCTGATGCTTCCGGAGAATTGATGAACGAATTGGATGACATAAATTGGGAGGTTAGTCTTGCAAGTGACGGAAATACCATCTCTTACAAGGGTCTTCAGCGGCCACCGGTCTGCAACGAGAAAATTTACGGCAATTGCATAGGGGAAAAGAACCCTGGACAACGCCCATGTAACTACTACAATTACTGCAAACGTCCTGGTTGATTAATCGGTGCGTGTATGTATGCACAAAATAATGACGTTAAGTGGGGGATATTGTTAATTTCTGTTGAAgcttctttcttcttctattacAAATACGAAAGTAAGTAGATAAATAAGGTTGAAAAAAGAGTTTAGAATGTGTGTGTACTGGGACTCGAGCCCAGGTCTCCACGGCCACAACGTAGAATTTTCACCATTAAACTACAGCCACCTTCTGTTTCTCATAGAAGACGATATAAATCTCTGGAATTGAGATAAGCTTGTCAAGAAATGAATGTAATCCGTGTATATGTATTCCCCCAATATGGCAAGGATTTTGATATGTTTATGTTTCCCATATTTGCTTTATAAACACGTGAATAAATTAAATTGACAATTACTAATATATGTCTCTCGacctttttcttattcttttgtttGAGTTCTTTAATTGCTCCATGACTTGTTGCAAGTGCTTTTAAAAGAGTTCTATAAAAACATCTTGGAATACTTAAAATTAACACTAAATCATATGCAAACTTTACTAGCTCATTTTTCTACTCAACCAACCAAAAGGAACATGCCTAATTTTCTAGTATTAGTTTCTCATTCATTTCCCCTTCTCTAGTTTTATCCTTGATCTCTTTCGAGTACTTCTCCCTCACCAGAGAgctagtaaaaaaaattatactcacGGTTTATATTACTTGATTCATGTTGACTTGAgatatctttaaaattttttaactaaAGGTATATTTTACTAAACTAATATTGTTAAAGATGCCTTAAAGCTCCAAATTGAATAATACtactttatgtagttatttaatattaaagatagtatgagaaaaaaataaaaaaattctgtTGATTTGTTTAAATGAACAGataaaatgaaatttttatatttaatataaagaCCAGGTAAAATAAGATTATTTATgtgttaaataaaattatatttagcagGTCATCGCGGTTTGCAAGTGTTAAATAAATTGgcattaaatataatttaaatttaatttatttaactcATGCGATGAGGATTTTTGAGAATTATATAATGTGGAAACTGCAACAATTATGCAACATGGAGTTTGGTGAGCTTTCACAATTAAcacaaaagataatagttaagtGTCAATTAACGAGTCAATAGTATCAAAATTTTTGAATACCGTACTGATTATTTTCTACTAGATAGAAGAGCCGGTCTTGAACAACCAATGACAATTAACAAATTTAATTTCATTTAAGGGCAAAagagtaattataagattagtaATGGTACAATGAAGTTTTAAAAGAATcaaatttttttctctctaaaaaaaagggaaaaaatacaattaaataacTCTTCATCTTCATATTTCAGCTCTTAAGCCAGatacttttctttcaatatttgtgtcttttctatttttttcttttcgttaaatttattttgaaatttttcctgTGTTTTTTTCAGTCTTTTCCATTCCTTTGTTCttgtttttactttaaatttttaggtcaGCTACTCCAATATTAAGTCAAATTTGATTCATTCTTCTCAGATTATACTGTTTCTTCTACTTTCCAGGTTAGCCACTTCTTCAATGCtttgtcaaattttgtttctgtTCTTTAATAATGTGTGATATTGTATCATTTGATTTTTAGTGTTTTTTCTTAAATCTAATTTAACTTAATGGTTAGAAATTAGGCTACTTAGATTTCTACATGAAAATAATGTTAAACTTAAATTTTCTGTAAGTTTGCAAGGAAATTCTAGCCATATTTtgctccttttattttttttccattttgtcAGACTCTCTTGTTCTGGCGATGAAATTTTgaatcttcattatttttttcttaattcagtACAAACAGTCTTTTAATTTCTCACAATCAGTTACAAAGTGATGACTTATTTTCTTCATATGTCacaatttatgtattttttaaaaattaaaactgaAGCAAACTTCATACACTACTTAGTGTTTcacaatttgaaataaaattgagccTTTGCTTGTTGAATATCTGTATTTATAAAATAGCACTCAAACTTAGGTGACTTTTAGATTTTTCTGTTTTTAACTATTTTCATGTTTCAGTTTTGATAGTAAAACTTCAGGGTTTGGTGTTCTCTAATTTTGACTAAGTTGTTTTATGTGTTGCATGTGTTAGATACATCTTAAGATGAATATTGAACGTCGATTTACAATGGTTAGCACCTGAAAAGTTAGTGAGGAGAAAAAAATGTATCGCATACTACACCCGGAGGAGATTTATGAGAGCTTCAATCGAGGTATAAATTATACATGCTCAGTTCAGGTGCATTACTTGTGCAGTCATTTAATGTACTTTGTTATTTCACTGATAGATTAAAAGCGAAAAATGAACCTTTTTGCTGACAATCACATTACAAAGATTAGTAGCTTCTTCACATGACCTAATTCTTTTATAGACTTGTTATGTTACTTTTGTACCTTATGAAGTCAAACACAAACTAACCCTATTCTTTTATACGATCACTAGATATATTATATGTGGAATAAAATATAGTTGGTGTTTAAAAGTTAGAAACATGAGAATTGTtaaaaaaaaccataaaaaagTTATGCGATTACATTTTTGACCTAAGGTTTCACAACACATGCAACATATGACTCCGAAATACATGAAGCGTTGATGCCATCTAATTCAAGTGGATAAAACCTTCAAGATTTGGAGAGTTGTTGCCTTCTATTTAGTAGGAGTAACTAAAGCATTGAGTGACTGATTATCAAGAGCACATGATATTAACTTTCGAATTTATTAAAAATGTGAGGttcttgaatttaaataaagttcCATCGTTGTGTATTTCTAGCTCTTTAGGTTTGCCATTCTATTTTGTAAGCACCTATAATATCACTGAAAGACCTCACCACATACACTTTCAAGGCAAGTGCA comes from Capsicum annuum cultivar UCD-10X-F1 chromosome 2, UCD10Xv1.1, whole genome shotgun sequence and encodes:
- the LOC107857874 gene encoding protein RALF-like 27 → MGSFTFFLSVVMIGELLLSASSVTHAAVNSSVADASGELMNELDDINWEVSLASDGNTISYKGLQRPPVCNEKIYGNCIGEKNPGQRPCNYYNYCKRPG